The Glycine soja cultivar W05 chromosome 6, ASM419377v2, whole genome shotgun sequence genome has a window encoding:
- the LOC114416214 gene encoding uncharacterized protein LOC114416214, translating into MATTTDIQNQSQSHKQLEAEGRLKSKIVCNNQDSSFSHVIGSDDENKNYIGSKDIDERQTTFVKGRQLLHGVLIANEVVEEARRSKRPCMVFKVDFEKAYGSMSWQFLFYMMGRMGFCDRWIGWIKGCLTSASISILVNGNPTSEFKPQRALRQGDPLAPLLFVLVAEGLTGMMREASIKNCFQSFLVWKHKIPVNILEFADNTIFFGEASMDNVKAVKAILRSYEMVSGLRINFSKSHFGAIGQSEEWAPSAVINRLNAIQRHFLWGGNSERKKIASIAWSHQSDQLWSRILNSKYRGWRGLEGEPQKPNFSHWWSDLRSINQHGCMVEDSWVWGAASNGILSSKSACVCIKAEQSSEDHHLGFCQLWDTKISPRALTFAWRLLWDRLPSKENLSRRQVDLANDLCPFCQSNSKSASHLFFTCQKGLPLWWEFNTWVKEDRALHCRPMDHFLQHSSIAGSKASNTRKKIWWITATRSIWKLRNDVIFHNQAFHISKLVDNTNFLTWSWLRGWEKDFNAPFHQWS; encoded by the exons ATGGCTACCACAACTGATATCCAGAACCAAAGTCAAAGTCACAAGCAATTGGAAGCAGAAGGGAGattaaaaagcaaaattgtTTGTAACAATCAG GACTCAAGCTTTTCACATGTTATTGGTAGTgacgatgaaaataaaaattatattgggAGTAAGGACATTGATGAAAGGCAAACAACCTTTGTGAAGGGTAGACAGCTGCTCCATGGTGTTTTGATTGCCAATGAGGTGGTTGAGGAGGCTAGGAGGTCTAAGAGGCCTTGCATGGTGTTTAAAGTGGACTTTGAAAAAGCTTACGGCTCAATGTCTTggcaatttctgttttatatgaTGGGAAGAATGGGGTTCTGTGATAGATGGATTGGTTGGATTAAGGGGTGCCTCACATCAGCCTCTATATCTATTCTTGTGAATGGAAACCCAACCTCTGAATTTAAGCCTCAAAGAGCCTTGAGACAAGGGGACCCTTTGGCCCCCTTATTGTTTGTCTTGGTGGCTGAAGGTTTGACAGGAATGATGAGGGAAGCTTCAATCAAAAACTGCTTTCAAAGCTTCTTGGTTTGGAAGCATAAGATCCCAGTGAACATCCTCGAATTTGCtgataatactattttttttggagaagcttctatggataATGTCAAAGCTGTGAAGGCCATTCTTAGAAGCTATGAGATGGTCTCAGGCTTGAGAATTAACTTTTCCAAGAGCCACTTTGGAGCAATTGGCCAATCTGAAGAATG GGCTCCCTCAGCAGTGATTAATAGATTAAATGCTATTCAAAGACATTTTCTTTGGGGTGGCAATTCCGAACGAAAGAAGATTGCTTCGATAGCTTGGAGTCAT CAAAGTGATCAGCTATGGAGCCGTATTCTGAATTCTAAATACAGAGGCTGGAGAGGCTTGGAAGGGGAGCCACAAAAGCCTAATTTCTCTCATTGGTGGTCTGACTTGAGATCCATTAATCAGCATGGGTGTATGGTTGAG GATAGTTGGGTGTGGGGAGCTGCTTCTAATGGGATATTATCTTCCAAATCTGCTTGTGTTTGCATTAAAGCTGAGCAGTCTTCTGAAGATCATCATCTTGGTTTCTGCCAGCTGTGGGATACTAAAATTTCTCCTAGAGCCTTAACCTTTGCGTGGAGATTGCTTTGGGATAGGCTTCCTTCTAAGGAGAACCTATCCAGGAGACAAGTTGATCTTGCCAATGACTTATGCCCCTTCTGTCAAAGCAATTCTAAATCTGCTTCTCATCTGTTTTTCACTTGTCAAAAAGGTCTGCCTTTGTGGTGGGAATTTAACACCTGGGTTAAGGAGGATAGAGCTCTTCACTGCAGGCCCATGGATCATTTCCTTCAGCACTCCTCCATAGCAGGTTCGAAGGCTTCgaatacaagaaagaaaatttggtGGATAACAGCTACAAGGTCCATATGGAAGCTCCGAAATGATGTGATCTTTCATAACCAGGCTTTCCACATTTCTAAGTTGGTGGATAACACTAACTTCCTCACTTGGTCCTGGCTGAGGGGGTGGGAAAAGGACTTCAATGCCCCTTTTCATCAATGGTCCTAA